The following coding sequences lie in one Lolium perenne isolate Kyuss_39 chromosome 2, Kyuss_2.0, whole genome shotgun sequence genomic window:
- the LOC127336956 gene encoding DNA-directed RNA polymerases IV and V subunit 2: protein MEDSPRDNGQWTSSPEPELEPMMLDDNVESRSHTMDDSNGKSSMGVDRDQSFMDADMNGKSPLDLDDESKGKCSSSHPEVPIDMSLESLEKFCREASRSFFDEIGLISHQLNSYNQFVSHGLQELFDSLEEITVEPDYDPSKKGPGGWRHAIIKFGKVKLHRPVFWSEKKSRDLDLKPRHARLQNMTYSSQMEVDVNIKVYSMEKSDKAKTGNDLSGHSKDFIVDKNQPMPIGRLPVMVNSNLCWLHKDKKSEHKDKKSEYGNKEIDCLFDSGGYFLIKGIEKVFIAQEQKCLTRIWVADRPCWTVSYSSEIKIRRIYIKLIDSTKNNDISGNKIISISFLYANMPIWLMFFALGISSDKEAFEMIDTGDSDASVMDAISATINESDELCEGFRKSSKARQYVDDLVKSQKFPPAESFDDYVSKNLFPGIRGNRNKAYFLGYMVKCLLMAFTGRRKCDNKDDFRNKRLELAGELLGRELRAHLRHAERLMVKALQRDLNSDRDLEFPLHCFDSSIITNGINRAFSTGSWCHPSKRNERCPGVVAMLRRTNPLQTMSDLRKSRLQVAYAGKVGDARYPNPSYWGKMCFMSTPDGENCGLVKNLAVTAIVSSKVAQPLIDRFVSCGMNKLDEIHVEEIPKMDKIFLNGDWVGSCTDPASFVRRLRCMRRGGLVDRQVEIKRDKHQSPGEVRVFSDAGRILRPLLVVENLNKITKRKGHHPYSFHTLLQQEIIEFIGVEEEEDIRCAWGIKHLFPTSEEEDPGYTHCELDGSFLMGLSCGLIPFANHNFARRVLYQSEKHSQQAIGYSTTNPRTRVDTLSHQLFYPQKPLFKTFTADCIGRSNYPFGRKDDFSRPEYSNGQNAIVAVNVHQGFNQEDSLILNRASLERGMFRTELIRSYKAEVDTKGPIKRLKMKEKVNFGKMQSKKGRVDNLDDDGLPYVGASLQSGDIVIGKVSESGEDHSIKLKHTEKGIVQRVLLSANDEGKNFAAVSLRQVRAPCVGDKFSSMHGQKGVAGFLECQENFPFTRQGIVPDVVINPHAFPTRQTPGQLLEAALGKGITLGGKIRYATPFTTASVEVISEQLHKAGFQRWGAESVLNGHTGARTESLIFMGPTFYQRLTHMAEDKVKFRNTGPVHPLTRQPVVDRKRFGGVKFGEMERDCLLAHGAAANLHERLFMLSDFSEMHVCQTCERAANIIIRPVQGGKKIRGPYCGFCQSSENIVKIPVPYGSKLLYQELFSMGICLKFKTEVR, encoded by the exons ATGGAGGATTCACCAAGGGACAATGGGCAATGGACAAGTAGCCCTGAGCCTGAGCTGGAACCTATGATGCTGGATGACAATGTAGAGAGCAGATCACATACCATGGATGATTCGAACGGGAAGTCTTCTATGGGTGTTGACAGAGATCAGTCTTTTATGGATGCGGATATGAATGGGAAATCACCCCTGGACCTGGATGACGAGAGTAAAGGGAAGTGCTCTTCGTCACATCCAGAAGTTCCCATTGACATGAGCTTGGAAAGCCTAGAGAAGTTCTGCAGGGAAGCATCTAGGTCGTTTTTTGACGAGATTGGTCTGATTAGCCACCAGTTGAATTCCTACAACCAGTTTGTCTCGCATGGGCTCCAGGAGCTTTTTGATTCACTAGAGGAAATAACCGTCGAGCCAGATTATGATCCTTCAAAGAAAGGACCAGGTGGTTGGAGGCATGCCATCATCAAGTTTGGGAAAGTGAAACTGCACAGGCCTGTATTTTGGTCTGAAAAGAAGTCACGTGACCTCGATCTCAAGCCGAGACATGCTCGCCTCCAAAATATGACATATTCTTCCCAAATGGAAGTAGACGTGAATATTAAG GTTTATTCGATGGAGAAAAGTGACAAGGCTAAAACAGGGAATGATCTTTCTGGTCACAGCAAAGATTTTATTGTGGATAAAAATCAACCGATGCCTATTGGTCGCCTTCCAGTTATGGTTAATTCAAACTTATGCTGGTTGCATAAAGATAAGAAAAGTGAGCATAAAGATAAGAAAAGTGAGTATGGAAATAAGGAAATTGACTGCCTTTTTGATTCTGGTGGATACTTTTTGATCAAGGGAATAGAGAAG GTATTTATTGCGCAAGAGCAAAAATGTTTGACCAGGATTTGGGTTGCTGACCGGCCTTGCTGGACTGTCTCTTATTCATCTGAAATCAAAATAAGAAGAATATATATCAAACTAATTGATTCTACAAAGAATAATGATATCAGTGGGAACAAAATCATTTCCATTTCCTTTTTGTATGCCAATATGCCTATTTGGCTAATGTTTTTTGCTCTAGGCATATCATCTGACAAGGAAGCATTTGAGATGATAGACACGGGAGACTCTGATGCTTCTGTTATGGACGCGATATCTGCAACTATTAATGAATCAGATGAACTGTGTGAAGGCTTTCGTAAGTCCAGTAAAGCCCGCCAGTATGTTGATGATCTGGTCAAGAGTCAAAAATTTCCTCCAGCAGAGTCGTTTGATGATTATGTTTCCAAAAATCTGTTTCCTGGTATAAGAGGGAATAGGAATAAAGCATATTTCTTAGGTTACATGGTCAAATGCCTTCTAATGGCTTTTACTGGGAGGCGCAAATGTGATAATAAGGATGATTTCAGGAACAAGAGGTTGGAGCTAGCTGGTGAATTGCTTGGAAGAGAACTTCGGGCACATCTTAGGCATGCAGAGAGACTAATGGTTAAGGCCTTGCAGAGAGATTTGAATAGTGACCGTGATTTGGAATTTCCTCTGCACTGCTTTGATTCTTCAATTATTACTAATGGTATAAATCGTGCCTTTTCTACTGGTTCTTGGTGCCATCCCTCCAAAAGAAATGAAAGATGCCCAGGAGTTGTTGCAATGCTAAGGAGAACAAATCCTCTTCAAACGATGTCAGACTTGAGGAAAAGTCGCCTGCAGGTTGCTTATGCTGGGAAAGTTGGTGATGCAAGATATCC CAATCCGTCCTACTGGGGAAAGATGTGTTTTATGTCCACCCCTGACGGAGAAAACTGTGGACTTGTTAAAAATCTGGCTGTGACTGCTATTGTTAGCTCTAAAGTGGCACAGCCATTGATTGACAGATTTGTTTCTTGTGGAATGAATAAACTGGATGAAATTCATGTTGAGGAGATTCCTAAAATGGAtaagatcttcctcaatggcgattGGGTAGGATCCTGTACTGATCCAGCTTCATTTGTCAGGCGTTTACGGTGCATGAGACGCGGCGGTCTGGTTGATCGACAG GTTGAAATCAAAAGGGACAAGCACCAATCTCCTGGAGAAGTACGGGTGTTTTCTGATGCAGGGCGAATCCTCAGACCTCTTCTTGTGGTTGAGAATCTAAATAAAATTACAAAACGGAAGGGCCACCACCCTTACTCTTTTCATACACTATTGCAACAAGAAATAATTGAGTTCATTGGTGTTGAAGAGGAGGAAGATATAAGATGTGCCTGGGGAATTAAGCACCTATTTCCAACCAGCGAGGAGGAGGATCCTGGTTATACTCACTGTGAGCTGGATGGATCTTTTCTGATGGGATTAAGTTGTGGTCTTATCCCTTTTGCAAATCACAATTTTGCTCGAAGGGTGCTGTACCAGTCGGAGAAACACTCGCAGCAAGCTATTGGATACTCCACAACAAATCCACGTACCAGAGTTGATACTCTTTCTCATCAACTTTTCTACCCTCAGAAACCCCTTTTCAAAACATTTACAGCTGATTGTATTGGAAGATCAAATTATCCTTTTGGAAGAAAAGATGATTTTTCAAGGCCAGAGTATTCCAATGGACAAAATGCAATAGTGGCAGTCAACGTTCATCAGGGATTCAACCAAGAGGACTCACTGATTTTGAATAGGGCTTCTCTTGAACGGGGTATGTTTAGAACTGAGCTCATCCGGAGCTATAAGGCAGAAGTAGATACCAAAGGGCCCATCAAACGACTGAAAATGAAGGAAAAGGTAAACTTTGGTAAAATGCAAAGCAAGAAAGGGCGAGTTGACAATCTGGATGACGATGGATTACCATACGTGGGTGCAAGTCTCCAGAGTGGTGACATTGTAATTGGCAAAGTGTCAGAATCTGGTGAAGATCATAGTATTAAACTGAAGCATACGGAAAAGGGAATAGTCCAGAGAGTGTTGCTCTCAGCCAATGATGAGGGGAAGAATTTTGCTGCTGTGTCTTTAAGACAG GTTCGAGCACCTTGCGTCGGAGATAAATTTTCTAGCATGCATGGACAGAAAGGTGTTGCTGGTTTTCTAGAATGTCAGGAGAATTTTCCTTTTACTCGCCAAGGAATAGTTCCGGATGTTGTGATAAATCCGCATGCCTTTCCTACCCGTCAAACTCCAGGCCAGCTGCTTGAAGCTGCTTTGGGGAAGGGAATCACTCTTGGTGGTAAAATTAGATATGCAACACCATTCACAACAGCATCAGTTGAAGTTATCTCGGAACAATTGCACAA GGCTGGATTTCAAAGATGGGGAGCTGAAAGCGTTCTCAACGGCCACACTGGTGCAAGAACGGAATCACTGATTTTCATGGGTCCTACCTTCTACCAGAGGCTGACACACATGGCTGAAGACAAGGTGAAATTCCGGAACACCGGGCCAGTGCATCCCCTCACGAGGCAACCCGTCGTGGACAGGAAGAGGTTTGGAGGAGTCAAGTTTGGAGAAATGGAGCGCGACTGCCTCCTCGCCCATGGCGCGGCTGCCAACCTACACGAGCGGCTCTTTATGCTCAGCGACTTCTCGGAGATGCATGTCTGCCAGACATGCGAGCGGGCGGCGAACATCATCATAAGGCCTGTCCAGGGAGGGAAGAAGATCCGAGGCCCCTACTGTGGGTTCTGCCAGTCTTCGGAGAACATAGTCAAGATTCCTGTCCCCTACGGCTCGAAGCTGCTCTACCAGGAACTCTTCAGCATGGGGATCTGCCTCAAGTTCAAGACCGAGGTCCGCTAG
- the LOC127336955 gene encoding uncharacterized protein gives MANKAATASIIAAVGVVAVIGTIAAVMTSRKAHGEGAPMATSVRLSELCSSTQYPEKCEKSLSPVVNESSNPEDIFRAALQVALDEVGAVFVRYTDVGKDAADSVTKSAIAECKKLLNDAISDLKDMTGLRADQVLQHVNDLRFWLSSAMTYVYTCADGFDKPELKEAMDKLLQNSTELSSNALAIVTKVGEVLQSQDGYKKIAGGSRRLLGWNNGGDAATTEESRRRLLAVNGRLDEIADVRDASRRLLSETLDEIAEMSHDGSRRLHSFMLTDDDSNANDGSGPEFDVVGRRRLMMSMDASMFSGISNLSKETDLVRRRLMSMSFNDASSESGAEVKYDQDGNKRKLLSFSFQDESSMTRAEGPDPDGYGPVESQRRLLSMPFDSASATTGTEVNYAQEGNRRRLLSAQIESIADMSAHINRRLLATELPEDLAGKRQLLSNTLIMVQDVANEANGQLEAIDKGEEDERRVLTTDVIGTIEDLDDHNHQHRALLSAGAFPEWVPSKARRLLQLPGMQKPNAVVAADGSGNFKTITEAVNAAPKKSTARFVIYVKAGDYKEYVTVPKDLTNIFMYGDGPTKTRVIGDKSNKGGFATIATRTFSSEGNGFICKSMAFVNTAGPDGHQAVAMHAQGDFSVFFNCRFEGYQDTLYVHANRQFFRNCEVLGTIDFIFGNSAALFQNCLMTVRKPMDNQGNMVTAHGRTDKNMPTGLVLQGCKIVPEQALFPVRLTIPSYLGRPWKEYARTVVMESTIGDLIKPEGWSEWMGDLGLSTLYYAEYANTGPGAGTSKRVTWPGYRVIGQAEATHFTAGVFVDGTNGSWVQNSGAPNVMGFIK, from the exons ATGGCCAACAAGGCCGCCACCGCCAGCATCATCGCCGCCGTGGGCGTCGTGGCCGTCATCGGCACGATCGCGGCCGTCATGACCTCCCGGAAGGCCCACGGCGAGGGCGCGCCCATGGCCACCAGCGTCAGACTCTCCGAGCTCTGCTCCTCCACGCAGTACCCGGAGAAGTGCGAGAAGAGCCTCAGCCCCGTGGTGAACGAGAGCTCCAACCCGGAGGATATCTTCCGGGCCGCGCTCCAGGTTGCCCTTGATGAGGTCGGCGCCGTGTTCGTCCGCTACACCGACGTCGGCAAGGATGCCGCTGACAGCGTGACCAAGAGCGCCATCGCTGAGTGCAAGAAGCTCCTCAACGACGCCATCTCGGATCTCAAGGACATGACAGGCCTTAGGGCCGACCAGGTGCTCCAGCACGTAAACGACCTGAGGTTCTGGCTCTCCAGTGCCATGACGTACGTCTACACCTGCGCCGACGGCTTCGACAAGCCAGAGCTCAAGGAGGCCATGGACAAGCTGCTCCAGAACTCCACCGAACTCAGCAGCAACGCGTTGGCCATCGTCACCAAGGTCGGCGAGGTTCTGCAGAGCCAGGACGGCTACAAGAAGATCGCTGGAGGGAGCCGCCGGCTTCTCGGATGGAACAACGGCGGCGACGCCGCCACAACAGAGGAAAGCAGGCGCCGCCTTCTGGCCGTGAATGGCAGGCTCGACGAGATCGCCGACGTGAGAGACGCGAGCCGGCGGCTGCTGTCCGAGACGCTGGACGAGATCGCCGAGATGTCCCACGACGGAAGCCGCCGTCTCCATAGCTTTATGCTGACCGACGACGATTCCAACGCCAACGACGGCAGCGGCCCCGAGTTCGACGTCGTTGGGCGCCGCCGGCTGATGATGAGCATGGATGCCTCGATGTTCAGCGGCATCTCCAACTTGAGCAAGGAAACCGACCTCGTCCGGCGCCGGCTGATGAGCATGTCGTTCAACGACGCGTCGTCCGAGAGCGGCGCCGAGGTTAAATACGATCAGGACGGAAACAAGCGCAAGCTGTTGAGCTTCTCCTTCCAGGACGAGTCGTCCATGACCCGCGCCGAGGGTCCAGATCCAGACGGGTACGGCCCGGTCGAAAGCCAGCGCAGGCTGCTGAGCATGCCCTTCGATAGCGCGTCCGCCACGACCGGCACCGAGGTAAATTACGCCCAGGAAGGAAACAGGCGAAGGCTTCTGTCCGCGCAGATCGAGAGCATCGCCGACATGTCGGCCCACATAAACCGCCGCCTCCTCGCGACGGAACTCCCCGAGGACCTCGCCGGAAAGCGCCAGCTCCTGTCCAACACGCTCATCATGGTTCAGGACGTAGCCAACGAGGCCAACGGCCAGCTGGAGGCGATCGACAAGGGCGAGGAGGATGAGCGGAGGGTGCTGACGACGGACGTGATCGGCACGATCGAAGACCTCGACGACCACAACCACCAGCACCGGGCGCTGCTGTCTGCCGGCGCGTTCCCGGAGTGGGTGCCATCCAAGGCCCGGAGGCTCCTGCAGCTTCCCGGTATGCAGAAGCCCAACGCGGTGGTGGCCGCGGACGGGAGCGGCAACTTCAAGACCATCACGGAGGCCGTGAACGCTGCTCCCAAGAAGTCCACCGCCCGCTTCGTCATCTACGTCAAGGCCGGCGACTACAAGGAGTACGTCACCGTCCCCAAGGATCTTACCAACATCTTCATGTACGGTGACGGGCCAACCAAGACCCGCGTCATCGGCGACAAGAGCAACAAGGGGGGATTCGCAACCATCGCCACCCGCACCTTCT CGTCGGAGGGGAACGGGTTCATCTGCAAGTCGATGGCGTTCGTGAACACGGCAGGACCGGACGGGCACCAGGCGGTGGCGATGCACGCGCAGGGGGACTTCTCGGTCTTCTTCAACTGCAGGTTCGAGGGGTACCAGGATACGCTGTACGTGCACGCCAACAGGCAGTTCTTCCGCAACTGCGAGGTGCTGGGCACCATCGACTTCATCTTCGGCAACTCGGCGGCGCTGTTCCAGAACTGCCTCATGACGGTGCGGAAGCCGATGGACAACCAGGGCAACATGGTAACCGCGCACGGCCGCACGGACAAGAACATGCCCACCGGCCTCGTGCTCCAGGGCTGCAAGATCGTGCCGGAGCAGGCGCTGTTCCCGGTCAGGTTGACGATCCCCAGCTACCTCGGCCGGCCGTGGAAGGAGTACGccaggacggtggtcatggagAGCACCATCGGGGATCTCATCAAGCCGGAGGGGTGGTCGGAGTGGATGGGTGACCTCGGCCTCAGCACCCTCTACTACGCCGAGTACGCAAACACCGGGCCCGGCGCCGGTACCAGCAAGAGGGTGACCTGGCCCGGCTACCGCGTCATCGGGCAGGCCGAGGCCACGCACTTCACGGCCGGCGTGTTCGTCGACGGCACTAATGGCAGCTGGGTACAAAACTCCGGCGCGCCCAACGTCATGGGATTCATCAAATGA